The window AAAAGAAGATGGCACCATGGCGCGGCTGCCTGATTTGGAGAAATTTGCAAAAGATCACAGATTAAAAATTATTAGCGTGGCCGATATTGTGCATTATCGCACGCGTTATCAAACGCTCGTGCACCTCGAAGCCGAGTCGCCTTTGCCTACCGATTTTGGTACCTTTAACATGCGAGTGTATGCCAATGATGTAAACGATTATCATCATATCATTCTTTCCATGGGTGAGATTAAGCCCGATGAACCTACGCTAGTGCGTGTGCACTCCGAATGTTTAACCGGTGATATTTTTGGATCACTGCGTTGTGATTGTGGCCCGCAGCTGCATGCAGCACTCCGCATGGTGGCCGAAGCAGGCAAGGGGGCTGTGCTTTACATCCGCCAGGAAGGCCGCGGGATTGGGCTTGTGAATAAAATCAAAGCCTACAATTTACAGGATCAGGGTTTAGATACGGTTGAAGCCAATCAAAAATTAGGTTTTAAACCCGATTTGCGCGAGTACGGTATTGGCGCGCAAATTCTTGTGGCGCAAGGATTGGGAAAAATTAAACTGATGACTAATAATCCTAAAAAAATTGTGGGATTGGGTGGTTATGGTTTAGAAGTGGTGGAGCGTGTAGCGATTGAAGTAAAAGCCTCCGACCATAATGGGAAATATCTTAAAACCAAGAAAGACAAAATGGGGCATCTGTTGAGTAAGATTTAAGAAGTGGATAGTGGGTAGTGGATGGTGGATGGAGAAGAAATTAATTCTTTCTATTCACTATTCACCATTCACTATTCACTGTAGTTGAATGAAACGTTGGATTTACGGAATTCCACTCGCTCTTGTTGTTATTCTCATGCTGGTTTATGCACCGCCTTTTGTGGTTCAGCTGGTAATTGTGGGTGTAGCCATGATTGGGATGTCGGAATTTTTGCGATTAGTTTTCCCCTCACGTGAAGGGTTCTTTTTTATTGCCTCTATTCTTTACGCTGGGCTTTTAACAGCCGGACTTATCTTTTTAAACGTGAATTTTGTTTTACCATTGGTTGTACTCACTGTGATGAGTGCGTTTATTTCACGTTTTTCCGGGGACGACGATTTTGATGTAAAACTGAATACAGCGGCCTTGCTTGTTTTTGGTTTTTTCTACACGGCAGGGTTATTTGCGGTTTGGGGTTTAATTTGTGCATTACCACAGTGGCATTTTTGGATTTTTATTATGCTGGTGTGTACTTTTGCCTCCGATACGGGGGCATTTTTAACAGGGCATGCTATAGGCAAACATAAACTGGCGCCTAAAATATCGCCGGGTAAAAGTATTGAGGGCTATATTGGGGGTGCTGTATTTAGTGTGATGGGTGCTTTTGTGGTGCGTTATTTGTTATGGCCCGATTTTTCTCCCATTGTTTTAACGCTTCTCGCTCTTATGCTGGGCTTGTGGGGGCCGCTGGGTGATTTGAGCGAGTCGCTTATTAAGCGCGCTGTTGGTGCTAAAGATTCTGGAACACTTATTCCTGGCCATGGTGGACTTTTAGATCGTGTGGATGCTGTTTTGTTTAATGGCCCTGTGGTGTATTTGTTTGCTCTTCTTTTTTCCCCTCCTTTGTAAGGAGGGTTGAGGGGAGGTAGAGGTTCTGTGCACTCTCTACCCCTCCTGGCCTCTCCTTACAAAGGGGAGGAAATGAATATGACAAAAAAGATTTCCATTTTAGGTTCTACCGGGTCCATCGGTGTACAAACACTCGATATTGTGGATCGTCATCCCGATAAATTTCAAATTGTGGCACTTTCCTGCGGCAATAATGTGGATGTGGTGGCGGGACAAATTAAAAAATTTAAACCGCAACTCGTGTCGGTAGCTACTGATGCCGCGGCCCAAAAACTTAAACAACAATTAAATGGTTTATCTTGCTCTATAATGGTGGGTGCAGAAGGCGCTGTAGAAGTAGCGTCACATCCTGATGCACATGTGGTGATTTCGTCTATAGTCGGCGCAGCGGGCCTGATGCCTACACTCGCAGCCCTTCGCCAGGGTAAAACGGTGGGGCTTGCCAATAAAGAAAGCATGGTGATTGCAGGCCAGATGATGAGTGACGTGGCTAAAAAACATGGGGCAACTATATTGCCTGTTGATAGCGAGCACTCGGCTATTTTTCAATGCCTGCAAGGGCAGTCTGTTGAGGACGTAAAACGAATTATTCTTACCGCTTCTGGTGGACCTTTTTTACATAAATCTTTATCCGATTTTAAATCCATCACAGTAAAAGATGCCCTAAAGCATCCTAACTGGGATATGGGTGCTAAAATTACGATCGACTCGGCCAGTATGATGAACAAAGGGCTCGAAGTCATGGAAGCACGTTGGTTATTTAACATGCCCACCTCTAAAATTGGTGTTGTTGTGCATCCACAAAGTATTATTCACTCCATGGTAGAATATAACGACGGCTCGGTGTTAGCCCAGATGGGGAATCCGGATATGCGCGTGCCCATTGCGTATGCCTTAAGCTACCCGCGCCGCATTGAAACGGGGACGACGCCGTTGGATTTACCAAAATTGTCGCAACTTACTTTTTTTGAGCCCGATCTTGTACGTTTTCCCTCATTAAAACTGGCCTTTGACGTTGCTGAAAAAGCTGATACTTATCCGGCGGTTCTTAATGCCGCAAACGAAATTGCGGTGGATGCGTTTTTAAAAGAGAAAATAGGTTTTGTAGATATTCCAAAAATTGTAGAGAATACTCTTTTGGCCCATAAGGCTTGTAAGCTGACGTCGCTGGATGTGGTGGTGGAGAGTGATCGTTGGGCGCGGGAGTGTGCTGGCAGGATGGTGGTGTGACGGGCTTGATGCTTTTTTATTTTTTAAGAACATGAGGTCTTTTGTGAGAAGGCGAACCCTTGATCAAGAGCATGTTCTTAAAAAATAAAAAAGCATCAAGCCCGCTTCACCTGTTTTGGGTGCTGGAGATTGAGAGAAGAGTTTAAAGAGATTTAAGATTGGAGAAAAAACAATGATGACCATTTTATCGTTTATTGTAGCCCTAGGAATTTTAGTATTGGTACATGAGTGGGGGCATTTTATTGTGGCTCGTAAATCGGGCATAAGAGTAGAACAGTTTTCAATTGGTTTTGGGCCCAAACTGTTTAGCATTACACGTGGGGGTTGTGAGTATAAAATTTCACTCTTGCCTCTTGGGGGATTTGTTAAATTATATGGTGAAGACCCCGTTGCCGAAGCTGAAGGTGATGATGCTAAAGCTCAGGCCATTGCCAACTCGCCGGATGCTTTTAGTGCTAAACCCTTGTGGGCTCGTTTAGCCACTGTTTTTGCTGGCCCTACCATG is drawn from bacterium and contains these coding sequences:
- a CDS encoding bifunctional 3,4-dihydroxy-2-butanone-4-phosphate synthase/GTP cyclohydrolase II, which produces MYTRVEAAIADIKNGKIVVVVDDEGRENEGDLIMAAQFATPEAINFMAKYGRGLICLSLTEEKVKELQLPMMVNKNESPHQTGFTVSIEAREGVTTGISAQDRSHTIQTAIKDGALPSDLVSPGHIFPLRARDGGVLVRTGHTEASVDLSRLAGLNPSAVICEILKEDGTMARLPDLEKFAKDHRLKIISVADIVHYRTRYQTLVHLEAESPLPTDFGTFNMRVYANDVNDYHHIILSMGEIKPDEPTLVRVHSECLTGDIFGSLRCDCGPQLHAALRMVAEAGKGAVLYIRQEGRGIGLVNKIKAYNLQDQGLDTVEANQKLGFKPDLREYGIGAQILVAQGLGKIKLMTNNPKKIVGLGGYGLEVVERVAIEVKASDHNGKYLKTKKDKMGHLLSKI
- a CDS encoding phosphatidate cytidylyltransferase; the encoded protein is MKRWIYGIPLALVVILMLVYAPPFVVQLVIVGVAMIGMSEFLRLVFPSREGFFFIASILYAGLLTAGLIFLNVNFVLPLVVLTVMSAFISRFSGDDDFDVKLNTAALLVFGFFYTAGLFAVWGLICALPQWHFWIFIMLVCTFASDTGAFLTGHAIGKHKLAPKISPGKSIEGYIGGAVFSVMGAFVVRYLLWPDFSPIVLTLLALMLGLWGPLGDLSESLIKRAVGAKDSGTLIPGHGGLLDRVDAVLFNGPVVYLFALLFSPPL
- a CDS encoding 1-deoxy-D-xylulose-5-phosphate reductoisomerase, which gives rise to MNMTKKISILGSTGSIGVQTLDIVDRHPDKFQIVALSCGNNVDVVAGQIKKFKPQLVSVATDAAAQKLKQQLNGLSCSIMVGAEGAVEVASHPDAHVVISSIVGAAGLMPTLAALRQGKTVGLANKESMVIAGQMMSDVAKKHGATILPVDSEHSAIFQCLQGQSVEDVKRIILTASGGPFLHKSLSDFKSITVKDALKHPNWDMGAKITIDSASMMNKGLEVMEARWLFNMPTSKIGVVVHPQSIIHSMVEYNDGSVLAQMGNPDMRVPIAYALSYPRRIETGTTPLDLPKLSQLTFFEPDLVRFPSLKLAFDVAEKADTYPAVLNAANEIAVDAFLKEKIGFVDIPKIVENTLLAHKACKLTSLDVVVESDRWARECAGRMVV